One window of the Podospora pseudopauciseta strain CBS 411.78 chromosome 4, whole genome shotgun sequence genome contains the following:
- a CDS encoding hypothetical protein (EggNog:ENOG503NUMH; MEROPS:MER0016549; COG:O), which produces MFWSKVPAEPCFDFLSIWLLSKCIDSTELTMLLSRSVRLFCACFSVTALAQFVPLQDANLTTLNAAHDPNITISYKVPKGACKTALDAQKQFSGWVNIPVEGRSTSLFFWFIEAREPTSALTIWLNGGTGGSSMSGFWQENGPCEVVEKDKDHLEVKAREWGWDRASNMLYIDLPSVGFSYTTPITNGSYDFYNATTIFPPEPVPKWSSPWAFMNGTFSSPYPLNSSANTTATARLVWHLLQTFLSTFPQYNTPSNSSTGISLFAKGTTAPLAALLASYFHSQNPSTSSTTLSTTLPIKITSLGLLSPCGLDPLSQAQSYVTMALNNTFHLPLLTQDQTTPIMSAYHRRRGCSDLLLPCRHPSSSTNSETLLVCLQAWECIYGLTIPYQQHTSRSLYDISSPSFDPLPNQTYLTFLNSPKFLSAIGSPINFTDLPPPLPALRDDPLVAIKELLSQGVRIALLSGDRDYLCNWYSGQSTSLSIAGSFSRYNAFHTTGYAPLLTNKTYTGGSTRQLSNLSFTRVYDAGHFPSHSQAETTFEIFSRIILGSSISTGEKVNLASFATKGTPEADKTGPELLATNVPNARCYIRKVADTCDDESVRAVLRGEGVVINGVWYNSAGDWQLPGQRSDGEAAGEEAAPTSTIMTGIFTTSLSAAKPTSSSGGSSAWDNPARGLLMVSVLAGLLLL; this is translated from the exons ATGTTTTGGTCAAAAGTGCCAGCAGAGCCTTGCTTCGATTTTTTGTCTATTTGGCTGTTGTCTAAGTGCATCGATAGCACCGAGCTTACCATGCTCTTATCACGCAGCGTCAGGTTGTTTTGCGCGTGCTTCTCAGTTACTGCGCTTGCTCAGTTTGTCCCCTTACAAGATGCCAACTTGACAACACTAAACGCCGCACACGACCCAAATATCACCATTTCCTACAAAGTTCCGAAGGGTGCCTGCAAGACGGCGCTCGACGCACAGAAGCAGTTCTCTGGCTGGGTCAACATCCCAGTTGAGGGTCGGTCGACCAGCTTGTTCTTTTGGTTTATCGAAGCACGGGAGCCGACTTCGGCACTCACAATATGGCTGAATGGCGGGACTGGAGGGAGCTCCATGTCAGGCTTTTGGCAAGAGAATGGTCCTTGTGAGGTGGTAGAAAAAGATAAAGATCACCTCGAGGTCAAGGCAAgggaatggggatgggaCAGGGCATCAAACATGCTGTATATCGATCTT CCCTCAGTAGGCTTCTcctacaccacccccatcaccaacggcAGCTACGATTTCTACAATGCAACAACCATCTTCCCTCCTGAACCCGTCCCCAAATGGAGCAGCCCTTGGGCCTTCATGAACGGCACATTCTCTTCCCCTTACCCGCTGAACTCATCAGCCAACACCACAGCGACAGCCCGACTAGTCTGGCATCTCCTCCAGACCTTCCTATCAACTTTTCCCCAAtacaacaccccctccaactctTCCACAGGGATATCCCTCTTCGCAAAaggcaccaccgcccccctcgccgccctcctcgcatCCTACTTCCACTCCCAAAATCCCAgcacctcatccaccaccctatccaccaccctccccatcaaaatcacctccctcggcctcctctccccctgcGGCCTCGACCCTTTGTCCCAAGCCCAATCCTACGTAACCATGgccctcaacaacaccttccACCTCCCGCTACTAACCCAAGATCAAACCACCCCAATCATGTCAGCCtaccaccgccgccgcggctgctccgacctcctcctcccctgccgccacccctcctcctcgacaaactCCGAAACCCTCCTCGTCTGCCTCCAAGCCTGGGAGTGCATCTACGGCCTCACAATACCATACCAGCAACACACCTCAAGGTCGTTATAcgacatctcctccccctccttcgaCCCCTTGCCAAACCAGACTTACCTTACCTTTCTCAACTCACCCAAGTTTCTATCCGCTATTGGCTCACCAATAAACTTCACcgatctccctccccccctccccgcccttcGGGACGACCCGCTGGTAGCCATCAAAGAGCTACTATCCCAAGGGGTTCGGATCGCCCTGCTGTCCGGCGACAGAGACTACCTCTGCAACTGGTACAGCGGGCAATcaacctctctctctatcGCCGGATCCTTCTCGCGGTATAATGCTTTTCATACAACCGGCtacgcccccctcctcaccaacaaaaccTACACCGGCGGCTCAACCCGCCagctctccaacctctccttcacccGCGTCTACGACGCAGGTCACTTCCCCTCTCACTCCCAGGCCGAAACCACTTTCGAAATCTTTTCCCGGATCATCCTCGGATCCTCAATCAGCACAGGCGAAAAAGTCAATCTTGCCTCCTTTGCCACAAAGGGCACCCCCGAAGCGGACAAGACAGGGCCGGAGCTGCTCGCGACAAATGTCCCCAATGCGAGGTGCTACATCCGAAAGGTGGCAGATACATGCGATGATGAGTCTGTGAGGGCCGTGTtgaggggagaaggggtcGTGATCAACGGGGTTTGGTATAATTCTGCCGGTGATTGGCAGTTGCCGGGGCAGAGGAGTGATGGTGaggctgctggggaggaggccgcgCCGACCTCAACGATCATGACGGGAATATTTACCACGTCACTTTCCGCGGCGAAGCCAACGTCTAGCAGTGGAGGCTCCTCTGCTTGGGACAACCCCGCGCGTGGGCTATTGATGGTGAGCGTGTTGGCtgggttgctgctgttgtaA
- a CDS encoding hypothetical protein (COG:S; EggNog:ENOG503NV8W), producing the protein MHFKRLSRGHSLRKPETSATASSASAQQQPEKLQTITAPAESSVIREEPASMSTVTSPVEPSRQSTLASNLSDEAVPEHDPNTTAGLLAQRLQAWKHAVGYLEEYVEAVEKVHKNSSKEYERVLKTISKPLREGEHFDQSLGGVAGFFENMRVNTQALINTNAETEKSIKGSVLPVLERLHKEIKHKAKELAHGAEKGAKEVEKARNTTQKHIELLGQHTAAFESSGAKHHPNDDPYVIQRGVLHRLNKQVQEENNQRNDLIAVQANFQEFEAHVIGTVQQAMEAFNSFVGGQALKVQALYADMLGSAQRIPPDFEWKGFVKRSGDKLVDPAEGPRTVEAIQFPNQNHASTKALIEGSLERKSRNKLSWGYSTGYYVVTPAKFLHEFKDDDNYRKDPTPELSIYLPDAIIGLPAGEKFNVKGKDKSGGLGSKLSGSSELSFKAHSPAEAMKWFEVIKKVAGATPGSPTVPSPAEEVKVNPVEAAAAPATQGVTGAEEKPKPVVAVPEASTSAAADAKAQEAGVAPAAVAPAAAPAAADEKAAVKA; encoded by the exons ATGCATTTCAAGCGACTTTCGAGAGGACATTCTCTCCGCAAACCAGAGACGTCCGCCACTGCCTCTTCCGCCTCCGCTCAGCAGCAACCGGAGAAGTTACAGACTATCACAGCACCAGCAGAGAGTAGTGTTATTCGGGAAGAACCAGCGTCAATGTCTACTGTTACTTCGCCTGTTGAGCCCTCGAGGCAGAGCACGCTTGCGAGCAACCTTAGTGACGAGGCTGTTCCTGAGCACGATCCCAACACC ACGGCTGGCCTCCTTGCGCAGAGGTTGCAGGCATGGAAGCATGCTGTCGGTTACCTCGAGGAGTACGTCGAGGCGGTCGAGAAGGTGCACAAGAACTCGTCCAAGGAGTATGAGAGGGTTTTGAAG acCATCTCCAAACCCCTCCGCGAAGGCGAGCACTTTGATCAATCCCTCGGCGGCGTCGCCGGCTTCTTTGAAAACATGCGCGTCAACACCCAAGCCCTGATCAACACCAACGCCGAGACGGAGAAATCCATCAAGGGCTCTGTCCTGCCCGTGCTCGAGCGCCTCCACAAGGAAATCAAgcacaaggccaaggagctcGCCCACGGCGCGGAAAAGGGCGCCAAGGAAGTCGAAAAGGCGCGCAACACGACTCAGAAGCACATTGAGCTCCTGGGCCAGCACACGGCTGCTTTTGAGTCTAGCGGGGCCAAGCACCACCCTAACGACGACCCATATGTCATCCAGCGGGGCGTGCTGCACAGACTGAACAAGCAGGTCCAGGAGGAGAACAATCAGCGTAACGATCTGATTGCTGTGCAGGCGAACTTTCAGGAGTTTGAGGCGCACGTCATCGGGACGGTGCAGCAGGCCATGGAGGCGTTTAACAGCTTTGTTGGGGGCCAGGCGCTGAAGGTGCAGGCGTTGTATGCGGACATGCTTGGTTCTGCCCAGAGGATCCCGCCCGATTTTGAGTGGAAGGGATTTGTCAAGAGGTCGGGGGATAAGCTGGTTGATCCGGCGGAGGGGCCTAGGACAGTGGAGGCGATTCAGTTCCCGAATCAGAATCATGCTTCGACCAAGGCGCTGATTGAggggagcttggagaggaagagtaGGAATAAGCTCAGCTGGGGGTATTCCACGGGTTACTATGTGGTTACCCCGGCCAAGTTCTTGCACGAGTTCAAGGATGATGATAACTACAGGAAGGACCCGACGCCGGAGTTGAGTATTTACTTGCCGGATGCGATTATTGGTTTGCCGGCCGGGGAGAAATTTAACGTCAAGGGGAAGGACAAgagtggtgggttggggagcaAGTTGTCGGGGAGTAGCGAGTTGAGCTTCAAGGCGCACAGTCCGGCCGAGGCGATGAAGTGGTTTGAGGTTATCAAGAAGGTGGCGGGGGCTACGCCTGGGAGCCCGACGGTGCCGAGTCCGGCGGAAGAGGTGAAGGTCAATCCGGTCGAGGCGGCGGCTGCGCCCGCGACGCAGGGGGTTACTGGTGCGGAGGAGAAGCCGAAACCGGTTGTGGCTGTTCCCGAGGCGAgcacctcggcggcggcggatgcTAAGGCTCAGGAGGCGGGGGTTgcgcctgctgctgttgctccTGCTGCCGCACCTGCGGCGGCGGATGAGAAGGCTGCCGTGAAGGCTTAG
- the NIT6 gene encoding Nitrite reductase [NAD(P)H] (COG:S; EggNog:ENOG503NVHS), protein MAVGRKKIVVVGLGMVGISFIEKLLKLDARSREYNVVVVGEEPHLAYNRVGLTSFFEHRKIENLYLNPLEWYTAVPDGALSYHLNTKVTKIHPNKKSITCANGDEVSYDILVLATGSDAVLPKHTPGHDAKGVFVYRTVEDLEKLIAFSANQKGTVGAVVGGGLLGLEAAKAMMDLGCFEKVKVIERNRWVLSRQLDADAGGMVVEQVRSLGADVLLSKRVGRIEVTEDNSVKGVHFEDGEYMECSTICFAIGVRPRDELARQSGILCADRGGGIVVDDSLQTSHPDIYAIGECASWQGQTFGLIAPGVEMADVLTFNLTQSQHHQPRLYKRPDLSTKLKLLGVEVASFGDFFADRDGPKYLPAKAKKKPASPLSAVKVLTNGAPPAPVKALTYKDPFLNIYKKYIFSVDGKYLLGGMMIGDTSDYVKLVPLVKNQKELDVPPSQLILGAKKDGADDGDDLDDDTQICSCHNVTKADVVNTVKDGTCKSIGEVKSCTKAGTGCGGCMPLVTSIFNKTMKDMGNEVKNTICPHFNYSRADLYNIIMVKRLTTFQEVMKEAGVDPESIGCEACKPTLASIFASLWNKHVMDKPHHGLQETNDRYLGNIQRNGTYSVVPRVSAGEITPEKLVVIGEVARDYKLYTKITGGQRIDMFGAKKQDLIDIWKRLVDAGMESGHAYAKSLRTVKSCVGTTWCRYGIGDSVGMAVRLEERYKSLRAPHKIKGGVSGCVRECAEAQNKDFGLIATEKGFNIFVGGNGGAKPRHSELLAKDVPPTEVIPILDRYLMFYIRTADKLQRTARWLEALPGGLAYLRSVILDDSLGLNASLEAQMQELVDSFFDEWAEAINNPEIAAQFKQFANTTETVETMELDTDRGQLRPTFWPSDASAKEDFAGLSKTWSSLTWQPMLESSYFKGADDIPNGISAAVKRGDTQLALFRVKGKYYCTQQMCPHKRAFILSDGLVGTSSSSPSTGEAPYVSCPHHKRNYDLSNGACKNDSELSIATFEVEERDDGMVYVKLPPVEELDEKLGTKKWMVKSGEAGEGQLKELDRKLGLETPAGGNWKGHRAKKPGVKPHAENRMRRPVEVMAGGGGCGSAPDW, encoded by the exons ATGGCAGTCGGGCGCAAGaagattgttgttgttggtctgGGGATGGTGGGCATCAGCTTCAT AGAAAAACTCCTCAAACTCGATGCCAGATCGCGCGAGTACAACGTTGTAGTAGTTGGCGAAGAGCCACATTTGGCATACAACAGAGTTGGCTTGACCAGCTTCTTTGAGCATCGCAAGATTGAGAACTTGTACCTGAATCCACTAGAATGG TACACAGCTGTACCTGACGGAGCTCTCAGCTACCACCTGAACACCAAAGTCACCAAAATCCACCCAAACAAAAAGAGCATAACCTGCGCAAATGGTGACGAAGTCAGTTACGACATCTTGGTTCTGGCTACTGGCTCGGATGCCGTGCTGCCAAAACACACGCCCGGTCATGATGCCAAGGGCGTCTTTGTTTACAGGACTGTCGAGGACCTGGAGAAGCTCATTGCTTTCTCAGCGAACCAAAAGGGCACAGTTGGTGCCGTAGTAGGAGGTGGCTTGTTGGGACTCGAAGCTGCTAAGGCTATGATGGACTTGGGATGCTTCGAGAAGGTCAAAGTCATTGAGCGCAATCGATGGGTTCTCAGCCGGCAACTGGACGCTGACGCAGGCGGCATGGTTGTGGAACAAGTGCGAAGCCTCGGTGCTGATGTTTTGCTCAGCAAGAGAGTGGGCAGGATTGAGGTGACGGAGGACAACAGCGTCAAGGGTGTTCACTTTGAAGATGGCGAGTACATGGAGTGCTCGACCATTTGCTTCGCTATCGGTGTCCGACCAAGAGACGAGCTGGCCAGACAATCAGGCATTCTGTGTGCTGACCGTGGCGGCGGCATCGTCGTTGATGACAGCCTTCAAACCAGCCATCCAGACATCTACGCCATTGGAGAGTGCGCAAGCTGGCAAGGTCAGACGTTTGGTCTAATTGCCCCGGGAGTGGAAATGGCTGACGTTCTCACATTCAACCTCACACAATCACAACATCATCAGCCACGATTATACAAACGCCCTGACCTGAGCACAAAGCTGAAGCTGCTAGGCGTCGAGGTTGCCAGCTTTGGAGACTTCTTTGCTGACCGTGACGGGCCAAAGTACCTTCCCGCaaaggcaaagaagaaacCCGCCTCGCCGTTATCAGCAGTCAAGGTGCTCACCAATGGCGCCCCTCCGGCCCCAGTCAAGGCCTTGACCTACAAGGACCCGTTTCTCAACATCTACAAGAAGTACATTTTCTCGGTGGACGGCAAATACCTCCTTGGTGGCATGATGATCGGTGACACATCCGACTACGTCAAGCTTGTCCCCTTAGTCAAGAACCAGAAAGAGCTCGACGTCCCACCGTCACAGCTTATCCTTGGTGCCAAGAAGGATGGTGctgacgatggtgatgatctcGACGATGACACCCAGATTTGCAGTTGCCACAATGTCACCAAAGCAGATGTTGTCAACACTGTCAAGGACGGTACCTGCAAGTCCATCGGGGAGGTCAAGTCTTGCACAAAAGCTGGCACAGGCTGCGGAGGTTGCATGCCTCTTGTGacctccatcttcaacaagacTATGAAGGACATGGGCAATGAGGTCAAGAACACCATCTGCCCTCACTTCAACTACAGCCGTGCTGATCTCtacaacatcatcatggtCAAGCGGTTGACCACATTCCAGGAAGTGATGAAGGAAGCCGGCGTCGACCCAGAGAGCATAGGGTGCGAAGCCTGCAAGCCCACGCTGGCCAGCATCTTTGCAAGCTTATGGAACAAGCACGTCATGGATAAGCCTCACCATGGTCTGCAGGAAACCAACGACAGATATCTGGGCAACATCCAGCGGAACGGCACATACTCGGTTGTACCTCGAGTATCGGCTGGAgagattacccctgaaaAGCTTGTGGTTATTGGAGAGGTGGCGAGAGACTATAAGCTGTACACCAAAATCACTGGCGGTCAAAGAATCGACATGTTTGGTGCCAAGAAACAGGATCTTATTGACATCTGGAAGAGGTTGGTGGATGCTGGCATGGAGTCTGGGCACGCCTATGCCAAGTCCCTCAGGACAGTCAAGAGTTGCGTAGGTACCACTTGGTGTCGCTATGGCATCGGTGACAGTGTCGGCATGGCTGTCCGCCTGGAGGAGCGATACAAGTCTCTTCGCGCTCCTCACAAGATCAAGGGTGGGGTGAGTGGTTGTGTGCGCGAGTGCGCCGAAGCTCAAAACAAAGA CTTCGGCCTCATCGCCACCGAGAAAGGCTTCAACATCTTCGTGGGCGGTAATGGCGGTGCCAAGCCCAGACATTCTGAGCTCCTCGCCAAAGACGTGCCGCCCACTGAAGTCATCCCCATTCTGGACCGCTACCTGATGTTCTACATCCGCACAGCCGACAAGCTCCAGCGCACAGCTCGCTGGCTCGAAGCCCTCCCAGGCGGTCTGGCCTACCTCAGGTCTGTGATCCTCGACGACAGCCTCGGTCTCAACGCCTCCCTCGAAGCCCAGATGCAAGAACTGGTCGACAGCTTCTTTGACGAGTGGGCCGAAGCGATCAACAACCCCGAGATTGCCGCGCAGTTCAAGCAGTTCGCCAACACGACAGAGACAGTCGAGACAATGGAGCTCGACACGGATCGCGGCCAGCTCCGCCCGACTTTCTGGCCGAGCGACGCCTCGGCCAAGGAAGATTTCGCCGGGCTGTCCAAGACGTGGTCATCGTTGACCTGGCAGCCGATGCTCGAGTCGTCGTACTTCAAGGGCGCGGATGACATCCCCAACGGCATCTCGGCCGCTGTCAAGCGAGGTGACACCCAGCTCGCGCTGTTTAGAGTCAAGGGGAAGTACTACTGCACTCAGCAGATGTGCCCTCACAAGCGGGCGTTTATCCTGTCTGATGGTCTGGTTGGGACCAGCTCGTCTTCTCCCAGCACGGGTGAGGCGCCGTATGTTTCTTGTCCGCACCACAAGAGGAACTATGACTTGTCCAATGGTGCTTGCAAGAATGATTCGGAGCTGTCGATTGCTACCttcgaggtggaggagagagacGATGGGATGGTTTATGTTAAGCTGCCACCGGTTGAGGAGCTTGATGAGAAGTTGGGGACGAAGAAGTGGATGGTTAAGAGTGGAGAGGCGGGAGAGGGGCAGTTGAAGGAGTTGGATAGGAAGCTGGGGTTGGAAACGCCGGCGGGTGGGAACTGGAAGGGACATAGGGCGAAGAAGCCTGGGGTGAAGCCGCATGCGGAGAATaggatgaggaggccggtggaggttatggctgggggaggggggtgtgggagtGCACCGGATTGGTGA
- a CDS encoding hypothetical protein (EggNog:ENOG503NZRI) produces the protein MSGFHESDNGGGSHSATDIITYIGVPLAVLGVLPILYNTAVTLAALSRIKRMLRHSRLPALTRSDVVNRIIEVELPRYAVRPMDRFTDRQEYWSVSSHRSSIPGGSWTTFNWRTNVIGLNTQRVEYADQLRQPQVEVEFDQLVCYLLDLGAVPDGYGWRMLRGSGLWTPVGCTLMTGPGGKKALSVGPLDGSDGHLSLVVNWEGGWTRRSWGDLPPYWVRLPPPPPPRVVEGEEERGESMEEVVTGGEHASCESLHKTETEMSRPRTQQKKSGESSVPITCQISTEGIVTALRQEAQLTSTINLDSLPVDHIRVRSSSSSGAWFASAATAYGTTSQTILWSYKIPDDILTFSRKETVPCGVLVLLNVVEQSATPEWATTYNDGAADLDKFSARMRDQRAAMAAEAKLPPAQRAQAAMERVRRENEMRMQDMKDQQRLRTARQEARLLEALQSPKWDTKLVAEHNLTWLKNQSNSNPKEKVAPNMEMKEVVGTLLYRMVLDSQFTAKLCSMLELWKNWAENGGMRKSDLERLREEQVVWAYATLLVAMIKDCTGLAEGTLALDLQECLRVWRNVRLG, from the exons ATGTCCGGCTTCCATGAATCCgacaacggcggcggcagtcACTCAGCAACAGATATAATAACCTACATCGGCGTCCCCCTCGCCGTCCTGGGcgtcctccccatcctctaCAACACAGCcgtcaccctcgccgccctctcccgCATCAAGCGCATGCTCCGGCACTCCCGCCTCCCGGCCCTCACCCGCTCCGACGTCGTGAATAGGATCATCGAAGTAGAGCTCCCCCGCTACGCCGTCCGCCCGATGGACCGCTTCACCGATCGCCAGGAGTACTGGAGCGTGTCCTCGCACCGCTCCTCCATCCCGGGGGGTTCGTGGACGACGTTCAACTGGAGGACTAACGTCATTGGGTTGAACACTCAACGGGTGGAATATGCCGACCAGCTGAGGCAGCCgcaggtggaggtggagttTGACCAGCTGGTTTGTTACTTGTTGGATCTGGGGGCTGTGCCGGATGGGTAtgggtggaggatgttgagggggagtgggttgTGGACGCCGGTGGGGTGTACCTTGATGACGGGGCCGGGCGGGAAGAAGGCGTTGAGTGTTGGGCCTTTGGATGGGAGTGATGGGCATttgagtttggtggtgaattgggagggggggtggacgaggaggagttggggggatTTGCCTCCTTATTGGGTGCGGttgccgcctccgccgccgccgcgggttgtggaaggggaggaagaacgGGGGGAGAgcatggaggaggttgttacTGGAGGGGAACATGCTTCTTGTGAGAGTCTTCACAAGACGGAGACGGAGatgtcgaggccgaggacgcAACAGAAAAAGTCGGGGGAGTCGAGTGTACCGATTACGTGCCAGATTTCTACGGAGGGGATTGTTACTGCGCTGAGGCAGGAGGCGCAGTTGACTAGCACGATTAACTTGGACTCGTTGCCTGTTGATCATATTAGGGTGCGgtcatcttcttcgtcggGGGCATGGTTTGCCTCTGCGGCGACAGCTTATGGGACCACCTCACAGACGATCCTCTGGTCGTACAAAATCCCGGATGATATTCTTACTTTCTCGAGGAAGGAAACTGTACcatgtggtgttttggtcTTGCTCAATGTGGTCGAGCAATCTGCCACACCAGAATGGGCGACGACATACAACGATGGCGCTGCTGACTTGGACAAGTTTAgcgcgaggatgagggacCAACGGGCTGCCATGGCAGCCGAGGCAAAATTACCACCTGCCCAGAGAGCGCAAGCAGCAATGGAGAGAGTAAGAAGGGAGAACGAAATGCGGATGCAAGACA TGAAAGATCAGCAACGTCTCCGAACCGCTCGTCAAGAGGCCCGACTCCTCGAGGCGCTCCAATCCCCCAAATGGGACACCAAGCTCGTCGCTGAGCACAACCTGACCTGGCTCAAGAACCAATCCAACAGCAACCCGAAAGAAAAAGTAGCGCCCAACATGGAAATGAAAGAAGTGGTTGGGACGCTGCTGTACCGAATGGTGCTGGACAGCCAGTTTACGGCGAAGCTGTGCTCGATGCTGGAACTGTGGAAGAACTGGGCCGAGAATGGGGGGATGAGAAAGAGTGATTTGGAGAGGTTAAGGGAGGAGCAGGTGGTGTGGGCGTATGCTACATTGCTGGTGGCCATGATTAAGGATTGTACTGGTTTGGCCGAGGGGACGCTGGCGTTGGACTTGCAGGAGTGTCtgagggtttggaggaaTGTTAGGTTGGGTTAG
- a CDS encoding hypothetical protein (EggNog:ENOG503P2KD), which produces MGLFHDKREDSEIIVPASCFDVCGDARTEAQRTGTKPELCTAGSAFRDLYEACRLCVVYFQGKSQPDTIILPKFQHYIDCCTALVGLPPLPPFPSINTSSTTTRPSPATTYLEHSPTTLAVITSTSTLPQTTSQGSEPSDISQPISIPTPITTTSCLSPTLSPAPTTPITTNIPTPEKNTPISNNNNNNNTITITTMISIIVGVLLLFLLGMAYWSRRVKRTALLNPPRQQQQLELLGGRPVLFLNPQGSLQEMGEHHDYDELDVPRVWYELDARSLRSLNRSLKWAMSGARSPRGNDGQNGGDIAPEVGVREGV; this is translated from the exons ATGGGTCTGTTTCATGATAAACGAGAAGACAGCGAAATTATCGTGCCAGCATCTTGCTTCGATGTGTGTG GCGACGCTCGTACCGAGGCCCAACGCACTGGGACCAAGCCAGAACTTTGCACGGCAGGTTCGGCATTCCGGGACTTATATGAAGCCTGCAGGCTTTGCGTTGTGTATTTCCAAGGAAAATCACAGCCAGACACGATCATCCTACCCAAATTCCAGCACTACATCGACTGTTGCACAGCACTTGTCGGTCTtcctccactcccccctttcccttcgATAAACACCAGTTCTACCACAACCAGACCATCGCCAGCAACGACTTACCTAGAACATTCACCTACAACTTTGGCTGTCATAACATCCACAAGCACGCTTCCCCAGACGACATCCCAAGGTTCTGAACCATCCGACATCAGCCAACCCATTTCTATCCCAactcccatcaccacaacaTCCTGCCTGTCTCCCACCTTAAGCCCGGCACCAACGACTCCAATAACAACAA atATACCAACCCCCGAAAAAAACACtcccatcagcaacaacaacaacaacaacaacaccatcacaatAACCACAATGATCAGCATAATAGTCGGCGTCCTACTCTTGTTCTTACTGGGGATGGCATACTGGAGCCGTCGAGTCAAAAGGACAGCACTACTCAATCCCCCtcgtcagcagcagcagttaGAGTTACTAGGAGGAAGGCCAGTCCTCTTCCTGAATCCCCAGGGCTCGCTTCAAGAGATGGGCGAACACCATGATTATGACGAACTGGACGTGCCGAGGGTGTGGTATGAGCTCGATGCACGCTCACTGAGGAGTTTGAATAGGAGCTTGAAGTGGGCGATGAGCGGTGCGAGGTCACCACGGGGTAATGATGGTCAAAATGGGGGCGATATAGCACCGGAGGTTGGCGTTAGAGAAGGGGTGTAA